CTAGATTTGATGGACGCCTATTTTCACATCCCTATTTCTCACAAGTTTCGTCATTTCCTGAGACTGGTGTGGGCAGACAAGGTTTACAGTTTCAAGGCTATGCCTTTTGGCCTGGCTATTGCACCCCTAGTTTTTACCAGGATTTTTCAGACGGTGGTGTCGTATCTTCATACTCGGGCAGTTCTCATTCATTCCTACCTAGACGATTCTCTCATCAAGAATCATTGCCGTTCTCTTTTGGAGGAACACACCAATTTGTCTATCCTTTTACTCCTGAGACTGGGTTTTTTGATTTCATGGGAAAAATCAGAGATAATTCCCAGTCAGAGTTTCAATTTCCTGGGAGAACATTTTCGGACAGATTTGGGTCTAGTGCTTCCTCCAGAAGAGAAGGTAGTCAAGGTATGTCAGTTAGTCAATGCTCTGACTCAGTTTTCATCTGTCCCAGCTCGTCAATTGCTTCAGCTGGTGGGTTTCTTGATTTCGATCATGGACGTCATTCCACTAGGACGTCTACACATTCGTCCAATCCAGTGGTATCTGATGGAGTTTTGGCATCCAATTTCTCAGTTGTGGGAGGCACCTGTTCCCATCCTTCCTCGGTTGTTACCTCATCTTCAATGGTGGCTTCAGGAAAAACATCTTCGGAAGGGAGTTTTGTTGGATCCTCCAGACCCCAGCCTAACTTTGTTCACAGATGCGAGTCTGATGGGTTGGGGAGCTTATCTGGAGGGCAGGACAGCATCAGGCCTTTGGTCAGGTGCTCAGTTGGAGGAACACATCAATCTTCTAGAGATGAGAGCTGTGTTTCTTTCTCTCCGTCAGTTTCAGGCTGTGATTCAGGGTCAGTCACTACTGGTTGCCACGGACAACTCCACAGTAGTGGCTTATCTTCAGAATCAAGGAGGGACCCATTCCTTTTCTCTGTATCATCTGAGCAAGGAAATTCTTCTTCTGTGTCACAGTCTCAATATTTTTCTGTCAGTGAGACATGTTCCAGGCAGTCAAAATCTTCTGGCGGATGCTCTCTCCCGTTCCCGTGTTCCAGTGAACACAGAATGGGAAATTCATCCATCAGTGTTTCAGGAGATCATTCTTCGTTGGGATCGTCCTCATATAGATCTTTTTGCCACCAGTCTGAATCACAAATTGGAGACTTACGTTTCTCCCATTCCAGACGAGAAAGCTTGGGCAGTAGATGCTATGACCCTATCTTGGAAGGGAATGTTCAGTTACATGTTCCCTCCTTTTCGTCTTCTTCCAAAGATCTTGCACAAGATTCAGAGGGATCTTTGCAAGACCATTCTTATTGCTCCGGCTTGGTCAAGACAGTCTTGGTTCCCAGAACTACTACTTCTGTGTTGTGCGAAGCCCCTTTGTTTGCCTCTAAGAGAGGATCTACTGTCTCAATTCAAAGGAAGAAAACTGCATCAAGGTCTGGAGAATCTCCATCTGCACGCTTGGTTGTTGTCAGGGATTCCCTCAGAAAGGGAGGCTTTTCTGAGGGAGCAACCAAGCGTATCTCAGGATCAGTCAGACAATCTACAGGAGCAGTTTATGACTCCAAATGGTCTATCTTCTGTACTTGGTGTCTGTCGAAGCAGATTAATCCACTCTCTGTCACTGTACAACAGTTAGCGGATTTCTTCCTTTACCTTTTTGAGGAGAAAGGTTATTCGCCTTCTACTATAAAGGGATATAGATCTGCCATAGCCAGAACAATATCACTTTCAGGAGGCTCTGATTTTGGGGATAATGAGTTTTTGTCATTATTGATAAAAAACTTTTGCCTTAATAGACCTCGTCAAAGGCGTTTGGTTCCTTCTTGGGACTTAGGTTTAGTTTTGAAGGTTCTTCAGTTTTCACCTTTTGAACCTTTACATTCAGCCTCCTTCAAATTTTTATCTTATAAATGTTGTTTTCTGATAGCTTTGGCTACTGGTCGCAGAAGGAGTGAGATTCATGCTCTGTCAATTTCTGAGTCTTGTCTCCGCTTTGCATCTGATAAGTCTTCAGTTACTCTTCTCACTGATCCATCTTTTTTAGCAAAGAACCAGTTACCTGATAAAGGTTCTGGTATTATTACTATTCCTGCTTTACCTCCCACATCGGATAATCAGGTTTTGTGTCCAGTGAGAGCCTTGCTTGTTTACCTAGCTTCTTCAGCGAAATTAAGATCTGCTGGTTCTTCTAGGTTGTTTATTCCTATTAAAAAAGGAATTTCTGACATTTCTGCCAAAACCATTTCTACTTGGATTTGCAATACTGTCATTTTGGCCTATAAATCTTCTTCTTCTGAAGTTTTAGTTAAACATCAAGTTAAAGCACACGAAGTAAGAGCCTTAGCCTCTTCTTGGAACATTTTTAATTCCTCCTCTATGTCGGAAATCATGTCAGCTGGTTTTTGGAGGTCTGATAGTGCCTTTTATAACCATTATTTACGGTCCATGCCTCTTCATTGTGACAACCTCTATTCTTTAGGGCCTTTGGTTGCTGCTCAACAGGTTGTTTTTCCTCCTCCTAGTGATGGGGATTCAGCCCTTCGTTAAATTCTGTTATCTAAATTTATGAAGGTGAggtatttaatgtaataaaaattaaatttttagaattaaaatttagttttgtaaattaaatactcACCTTCATAAATCAGAGGTCCCTCCCTCCTCCCCTTCATCCCCCTTTTAGTGCCTAGCATTTTAAGGAATAAATGATGAAGGTTTAGGACACACAGGTGTCAGGTGGGAGAGGTTGTCACGGggtcatggtttctttttctggCTGGTTTCCGGTTGAATAATGCAGCGAGTGGACTGATATCTAAATTTATGAAGGTgagtatttaatttacaaaactaaattttaattctaaaaatttaattttaccgACAGTAAATAATCAGATTTCCCGCGGTTTTTGCCTTTGTCCTTTTCATTCCAGAAGGAAAAGACACGAGAGTACTCGAATggaaacaaatataaacaacacaATACTTCACGACTTTCTTACTACTAAACTTTACTAAGTCGCTGCCAATTATTATATATTGAAGTATTTAGAATCATTAACGGATTTTTCTGACAAAAGTCTCATTTGTAACTGTGATTTATACTGACAACCAGTATGACAATATTCTGATTCAAACTAAATATGAGAGCTTCTGAGTGATCATGTGACACTGACTTTTGATCTGTCCCCGACGCTGACAATTGGTAACACAATATAAGCCGTTAATATAGTCGGACAAAATAGATATGGAAGCAACAGATAGTAAGTCTTAAAACTGTTTAATTAACAAAAACTGTCAGTAAAATATATAATCTAAGGGGGCGTTTTGAACAGTCGAAAACCATTCTTTTCCAGACATTATGCTCTACCTTAATACTCAGACCTTATATTATAAAGAGATATCTATATTAAAGGCATACACATATTTAATTGACAAAGATATGAAATATCACTGAAGCATATGTCTACACTTGAGCAGCAATGATCAGCAAAGCCAGTGCAACAGCATGATGCCaatcattacatatatatata
This sequence is a window from Mytilus edulis chromosome 1, xbMytEdul2.2, whole genome shotgun sequence. Protein-coding genes within it:
- the LOC139486014 gene encoding serine-rich adhesin for platelets-like, producing MGSDNFRQVGTFDFTEGIGTSVSGTASSFSCSNQSVSDKGFSKESVVTKRSEHSDSEGCIGGGKSSFSSRVLFPAVFGTQEERENETGSRSFCSQSVSGGPTFQNGDQQVYQVDNSFRNLDNLSRFDGRLFSHPYFSQVSSFPETGVGRQGLQFQGYAFWPGYCTPSFYQDFSDGGVVSSYSGSSHSFLPRRFSHQESLPFSFGGTHQFVYPFTPETGFFDFMGKIRDNSQSEFQFPGRTFSDRFGSSASSRREGSQGMSVSQCSDSVFICPSSSIASAGGFLDFDHGRHSTRTSTHSSNPVVSDGVLASNFSVVGGTCSHPSSVVTSSSMVASGKTSSEGSFVGSSRPQPNFVHRCESDGLGSLSGGQDSIRPLVRCSVGGTHQSSRDESCVSFSPSVSGCDSGSVTTGCHGQLHSSGLSSESRRDPFLFSVSSEQGNSSSVSQSQYFSVSETCSRQSKSSGGCSLPFPCSSEHRMGNSSISVSGDHSSLGSSSYRSFCHQSESQIGDLRFSHSRRESLGSRCYDPILEGNVQLHVPSFSSSSKDLAQDSEGSLQDHSYCSGLVKTVLVPRTTTSVLCEAPLFASKRGSTVSIQRKKTASRSGESPSARLVVVRDSLRKGGFSEGATKRISGSVRQSTGAVYDSKWSIFCTWCLSKQINPLSVTVQQLADFFLYLFEEKGYSPSTIKGYRSAIARTISLSGGSDFGDNEFLSLLIKNFCLNRPRQRRLVPSWDLGLVLKVLQFSPFEPLHSASFKFLSYKCCFLIALATGRRRSEIHALSISESCLRFASDKSSVTLLTDPSFLAKNQLPDKGSGIITIPALPPTSDNQVLCPVRALLVYLASSAKLRSAGSSRLFIPIKKGISDISAKTISTWICNTVILAYKSSSSEVLVKHQVKAHEVRALASSWNIFNSSSMSEIMSAGFWRSDSAFYNHYLRSMPLHCDNLYSLGPLVAAQQVVFPPPSDGDSALR